The following proteins come from a genomic window of Nitrospira sp.:
- a CDS encoding Segregation and condensation protein A translates to MDSQAENFEQTELPYQVRIENFEGPLDLLLHLIKKNEINIYDIPIAMIAQQYLEYLEAMEELNLNVAGDFLVMAATLLQIKSKMLLPVDETADDDEDGPDPREELVRRLLEYKAFKEATRQLDDREKIWREIFWREQAPLVEEVEEELPLENVSLFDLVDALKEVLERNPNSRLIEIVPDNLTVRERMNLILETLEGKDSVSFAALFEGSSHRMVVVVTFLALLELMRLRIVRVFQAETFGPILVSRMFSLVPDPAERDDVDEEWRWT, encoded by the coding sequence GTGGACTCTCAGGCAGAAAATTTTGAGCAAACAGAGCTTCCGTATCAGGTCCGCATTGAAAATTTCGAGGGGCCACTGGACTTATTGCTGCATCTCATCAAGAAGAATGAGATCAACATCTATGATATCCCGATCGCGATGATCGCTCAGCAGTACCTCGAGTATTTGGAAGCTATGGAAGAACTGAATCTCAACGTGGCGGGAGATTTTTTGGTCATGGCGGCGACGTTATTGCAGATCAAATCCAAAATGCTGCTGCCGGTGGATGAGACGGCCGACGACGACGAAGACGGGCCGGACCCACGGGAAGAACTCGTTCGACGGTTACTTGAATATAAGGCATTCAAAGAAGCGACACGTCAGCTCGACGACCGGGAAAAAATATGGCGCGAGATCTTTTGGCGTGAGCAAGCTCCATTGGTCGAGGAAGTTGAGGAGGAACTTCCATTAGAGAATGTCTCACTGTTTGACCTTGTGGATGCGCTCAAGGAAGTCCTTGAGCGGAATCCGAATAGTCGGCTCATCGAGATTGTTCCCGACAATCTTACGGTTCGTGAGCGGATGAACCTCATTCTGGAAACACTCGAAGGCAAAGATTCGGTCTCGTTTGCCGCGTTATTCGAGGGATCGAGCCATCGAATGGTGGTCGTCGTGACGTTCTTGGCATTACTTGAATTGATGAGGCTGCGGATTGTTCGTGTATTCCAAGCGGAAACATTCGGGCCGATTCTGGTTTCACGGATGTTCTCCTTGGTGCCCGATCCGGCAGAGCGTGATGATGTCGATGAAGAATGGAGGTGGACATGA
- a CDS encoding Segregation and condensation protein B, whose protein sequence is MTPQTADVVHDMPEADMMNIGELNGLPHDQNFDDDRVQGMGELQAILEALLFVSSEPLPLARLVTVMGNVPKIEVEEALHNLGQALEQEERGVRLAVVAGGYRLVTKQDYAPWIKRMDKAKTAAKLSRSALESLAIIAYKQPLVRSEIEEIRGVETSGVLRTLLERKLVRMVGRKEVPGRPIMYGTTKFFLEHFGLSDLSQLPPLREFKELGEAEQSLLPMDGGEVSIETLEPGTEPSVDGELQTSVPLNEVLDPLPTAQ, encoded by the coding sequence ATGACTCCACAGACGGCGGATGTGGTTCATGATATGCCGGAAGCCGACATGATGAATATTGGAGAGCTGAATGGATTGCCTCATGATCAGAACTTCGATGATGATCGGGTGCAAGGGATGGGCGAGCTCCAGGCGATTCTGGAAGCACTGCTCTTCGTTTCTTCCGAACCGTTGCCCTTGGCGCGCCTTGTGACCGTGATGGGGAACGTGCCGAAGATAGAAGTGGAAGAGGCGTTGCACAATCTCGGTCAGGCGCTTGAGCAAGAAGAGCGCGGCGTGCGACTGGCCGTAGTAGCGGGCGGCTACCGTCTTGTCACGAAGCAGGATTATGCCCCCTGGATCAAGCGGATGGACAAGGCCAAGACGGCGGCAAAATTATCCAGATCCGCCCTGGAATCATTGGCGATCATTGCTTACAAACAACCGCTGGTACGGTCTGAGATCGAGGAAATCCGCGGAGTGGAAACCTCCGGTGTATTGCGTACGCTGTTGGAACGAAAACTGGTGCGTATGGTCGGGCGCAAGGAAGTCCCCGGCCGTCCGATCATGTACGGGACGACCAAATTCTTCCTTGAGCATTTTGGCTTGAGCGATCTCTCGCAGCTACCCCCACTGCGGGAATTCAAGGAATTGGGTGAGGCAGAACAATCACTCCTTCCCATGGACGGTGGAGAAGTGTCGATCGAAACGCTTGAGCCGGGTACGGAACCATCGGTGGATGGTGAACTCCAAACGTCTGTTCCTCTTAATGAGGTATTGGATCCTCTTCCGACCGCTCAGTAG
- a CDS encoding Urea ABC transporter, substrate-binding protein UrtA, which yields MDKKAPQDSQKVKEAGTPTEEIGSSRREFLGQSGRVAAGVGVAALLGNLGNYALSYAAGGPPIKIGVLHSLSGTMAISEVSLRDVVLMAVEEINKAGGVMGRQIEAKVVDPASNWDLFAEKAKQLLLEDKVSVVFGCWTSVSRKSVLPVFEKNNGLLFYPVQYEGEECSRNVFYTGAAVNQQAVPAVEYLMSPEGGGYKKFYLLGTDYVFPRTTNKILRAMLLSKKVPASNIEEEYTPFHHQDYQTICGKIKKFAAGGGAAVLNTINGDSNVPFYKEFGNQGLRAEDAPIMAFSVAEDELRGMDTSALVGHLAAWNYFQSVDTPQNKKFVANFKAYCKRNNLPDGENRVTDDPIEAAYFGVYVWKQAVEKAGSTEVDKVRKAVYGQKFLAPGGQIMMDEANQHTHKPVLIGEILKNGQFKTIWRSKGLVKPEPWSEYTNPEKGCDWINHQGTYQKK from the coding sequence ATGGACAAGAAAGCCCCACAGGATTCACAAAAGGTCAAGGAAGCGGGAACCCCTACCGAAGAAATTGGATCATCGCGGAGAGAATTCCTAGGACAGAGCGGGCGCGTGGCGGCAGGAGTCGGTGTCGCGGCGCTACTGGGAAATCTCGGTAACTATGCCTTGTCCTATGCGGCCGGTGGTCCTCCGATCAAGATCGGCGTACTGCATTCTTTGAGCGGTACGATGGCTATCAGCGAAGTGTCGCTACGCGATGTCGTGCTCATGGCAGTCGAAGAAATCAACAAGGCGGGCGGCGTCATGGGGCGGCAGATCGAGGCCAAGGTCGTTGATCCTGCGTCGAATTGGGACCTATTTGCCGAAAAAGCCAAGCAGCTCCTTTTGGAAGATAAGGTGTCGGTGGTGTTCGGCTGCTGGACATCGGTCAGCCGAAAATCAGTGCTGCCGGTCTTTGAGAAGAACAACGGGCTGCTCTTCTATCCTGTCCAATACGAGGGTGAAGAATGTTCACGCAACGTGTTCTACACCGGGGCGGCGGTCAATCAACAGGCGGTGCCGGCAGTGGAATACTTGATGAGCCCCGAGGGTGGCGGCTATAAGAAGTTCTATCTTCTCGGTACGGACTATGTCTTTCCACGCACGACAAACAAAATTCTGCGTGCCATGTTGTTGTCAAAGAAAGTACCTGCCTCCAATATCGAAGAAGAATATACTCCGTTCCACCACCAGGACTATCAAACCATCTGCGGCAAGATCAAGAAGTTTGCGGCAGGTGGCGGAGCCGCCGTGCTCAATACCATCAATGGCGACAGCAATGTGCCGTTCTATAAAGAATTCGGCAATCAGGGTCTGCGCGCAGAAGATGCGCCGATCATGGCGTTCAGCGTCGCCGAGGACGAACTGCGCGGGATGGATACGAGCGCGCTCGTGGGGCATTTGGCGGCCTGGAACTACTTTCAAAGCGTGGATACGCCGCAGAACAAGAAGTTTGTGGCGAACTTCAAGGCCTATTGCAAGAGGAATAATCTGCCGGATGGAGAAAACAGAGTCACCGATGATCCGATCGAGGCCGCGTATTTTGGCGTGTATGTATGGAAGCAGGCGGTTGAAAAGGCTGGTTCGACTGAGGTGGACAAAGTCCGCAAAGCCGTCTATGGGCAAAAGTTCTTGGCCCCCGGCGGCCAGATCATGATGGATGAAGCCAACCAACACACGCATAAACCGGTGCTGATCGGAGAAATCCTGAAGAATGGTCAATTCAAGACCATTTGGCGATCCAAAGGATTGGTGAAACCCGAACCGTGGAGCGAGTATACCAATCCTGAAAAAGGCTGCGATTGGATTAATCATCAAGGAACCTATCAAAAGAAATAA
- a CDS encoding Urea ABC transporter, permease protein UrtB: MISLAGIPKKLLIPALFLFSALGLCLQSALAADEADQTVATTTSPAASSIEQALINVKSEDATVRSEAVAFLIENGDASLIPKLDEIRAEADRAVRQAIKPVIDLLKNRANLTSEQPDTRRSAAADLVGTGRPEAVTRLQEAAAKEQVWWVKYTMEESAQLIQLRSGDQAVRLSAVKKLGELRSQNGLSALKEFVEAGAQSGATDEQKALAEAAQTSIGQIDSWSWWASTIETLFRGISLSSILLIMSLGLAIVFGLMGVINMAHGELMMIGAYATFITQQTFIAWLSPDVFDWYFPVALPVAFLSAALFGWVLEATVIRFLYGRLLETLLATWGVSLILMQAARVYFGDLTAVIAPGALRGGVQVMVGVYLPYNRIFIIVLSIICVLGIYFLLFRSNLGVRVRSVTQNRNMSACLGIPTRKVDSYTFAFASGLAGVAGWALTMVGNVDPGLGQNYIVDAFMVVVTGGVGKLAGTILASLGIGGLNKLIEPVSGAVYGKVFILVGVILFLQWRPQGLFAAKGRNADA; this comes from the coding sequence GTGATAAGCCTGGCCGGCATCCCGAAAAAATTACTTATACCGGCGTTATTCCTTTTCTCAGCGCTCGGGCTTTGTCTACAATCGGCACTGGCGGCTGACGAAGCGGATCAGACAGTTGCAACTACAACATCCCCCGCGGCGAGCTCCATTGAACAAGCGCTCATCAACGTAAAAAGCGAAGACGCGACTGTTCGTAGCGAAGCGGTCGCCTTCCTTATTGAAAATGGAGATGCGAGTCTCATCCCTAAACTTGATGAGATCCGTGCGGAAGCCGACCGGGCTGTCCGGCAGGCCATCAAGCCGGTGATTGATCTCCTCAAAAACCGGGCGAACCTGACAAGCGAACAGCCGGATACCAGACGTTCCGCGGCTGCAGATCTGGTGGGAACAGGACGGCCGGAGGCTGTTACACGGTTGCAGGAAGCTGCTGCTAAGGAGCAAGTCTGGTGGGTCAAATATACGATGGAGGAATCCGCGCAGCTGATTCAACTTCGTTCTGGAGATCAAGCGGTTAGGTTGTCAGCCGTCAAGAAACTCGGCGAGCTCAGAAGCCAGAACGGGCTATCCGCGCTCAAAGAATTTGTTGAAGCAGGTGCCCAAAGTGGAGCGACCGATGAGCAGAAGGCATTGGCGGAAGCGGCACAAACTTCGATCGGGCAGATTGACTCCTGGAGTTGGTGGGCGAGCACTATTGAGACACTATTCCGAGGCATCAGCCTCAGTTCTATTCTCTTGATCATGTCCCTCGGCCTGGCCATTGTCTTCGGCTTGATGGGGGTGATCAATATGGCGCACGGCGAGTTGATGATGATCGGGGCGTATGCCACCTTCATCACGCAACAGACTTTCATCGCTTGGTTGTCGCCCGATGTCTTTGATTGGTACTTCCCGGTGGCATTGCCTGTCGCCTTTCTTTCCGCTGCCTTGTTCGGATGGGTGCTCGAAGCCACCGTGATTCGCTTTCTCTATGGGCGACTTCTTGAGACGCTGTTGGCGACGTGGGGCGTCAGTTTGATCTTAATGCAGGCCGCCCGGGTGTACTTCGGCGATCTGACGGCCGTTATTGCTCCCGGTGCGCTTCGTGGTGGGGTGCAAGTGATGGTCGGAGTCTATCTTCCTTACAATCGGATTTTCATTATCGTGCTGTCGATCATCTGTGTCTTGGGGATTTACTTTTTGCTCTTCCGATCGAACCTCGGGGTTCGGGTACGGTCGGTCACTCAAAATCGCAATATGAGCGCCTGTCTCGGCATCCCGACCAGAAAAGTCGACTCCTATACGTTTGCTTTTGCGTCGGGATTGGCCGGCGTTGCGGGCTGGGCGCTCACGATGGTGGGGAATGTCGATCCTGGACTTGGGCAAAACTATATCGTCGACGCCTTCATGGTGGTGGTGACGGGGGGGGTTGGAAAACTCGCCGGGACAATCTTGGCTTCATTAGGAATCGGTGGATTGAACAAACTGATCGAGCCGGTGAGTGGGGCGGTCTATGGAAAAGTCTTTATCTTGGTTGGTGTGATTTTATTCCTACAGTGGCGGCCACAGGGCTTGTTTGCAGCTAAAGGACGCAACGCTGATGCCTGA
- a CDS encoding Urea ABC transporter, permease protein UrtC codes for MPEQGVTHQDSRETLSFYAVGILFLIVVPLLNVLPAEDSWLHISDFRLNQFGKFLAFAILALGLDLIWGYCGVLSLGQGVFFGFGAYCMGMYLSLQIGKESVYGSELPDFMVWTQVKELPLFWYPFKSFWGGFLGAMLVPMLFATIFGFLAFRSRIKGVYFAIITQALAFAAWLVFNRNETRLGGTNGLTDFKQLLGFRLSDPSTQRGLYILTVLALAASYMLCRWIVASRAGKVLIAIRDSESRVTFSGYTPWMYKLFVFVVAAGLAGLSGMLYVPQVGIITPAQIGVLPSLEVVIWVAVGGRGTLIGAILGAVAVNYGRSVLTNYFPEAWPFILGGLFVVVVTMFPDGLVGMIRKLSERRKTHPPLIKAEGSTAA; via the coding sequence ATGCCTGAACAAGGGGTCACTCATCAAGACAGCCGCGAGACGTTGTCTTTTTACGCGGTCGGGATCTTGTTCCTGATTGTCGTCCCACTGCTGAATGTGTTGCCTGCTGAAGATTCCTGGCTGCACATTTCTGACTTTCGTCTCAATCAGTTCGGCAAGTTTTTGGCTTTTGCCATTTTGGCTCTGGGACTGGATCTCATCTGGGGCTATTGCGGTGTCCTGAGTCTAGGTCAGGGGGTATTTTTCGGGTTTGGCGCCTACTGCATGGGTATGTATCTGTCGCTGCAGATCGGAAAAGAAAGCGTGTACGGAAGCGAACTGCCGGACTTCATGGTCTGGACCCAAGTCAAGGAGCTGCCTCTTTTTTGGTATCCATTCAAGAGCTTTTGGGGCGGCTTCTTGGGGGCGATGCTTGTCCCGATGCTCTTTGCGACGATATTTGGATTTCTGGCGTTCCGTAGCAGAATCAAAGGGGTGTATTTTGCCATCATCACGCAGGCGTTAGCGTTTGCAGCCTGGCTGGTCTTCAATCGGAACGAGACGCGGCTCGGCGGAACCAATGGATTGACGGATTTTAAGCAATTGCTTGGCTTTCGGCTTTCCGATCCATCGACGCAACGGGGACTCTATATTTTGACGGTTTTGGCTCTTGCAGCCTCCTACATGCTGTGTCGTTGGATCGTCGCATCGCGCGCAGGAAAAGTGCTGATCGCGATACGCGACAGCGAATCACGAGTCACATTTTCAGGGTACACCCCCTGGATGTACAAACTTTTTGTGTTTGTCGTGGCGGCAGGGCTCGCAGGATTGTCGGGAATGCTGTATGTGCCGCAGGTCGGCATCATTACACCGGCACAGATCGGGGTCTTGCCGTCGCTTGAGGTGGTCATCTGGGTTGCGGTCGGTGGGCGTGGCACGTTGATCGGGGCAATCCTGGGCGCGGTGGCTGTGAACTATGGTCGCAGCGTGTTGACTAACTATTTCCCGGAGGCATGGCCGTTTATTCTCGGCGGGCTCTTCGTGGTCGTGGTGACGATGTTCCCGGATGGACTCGTGGGAATGATTCGGAAATTGAGCGAGCGGAGGAAGACGCACCCGCCTCTGATCAAGGCGGAAGGGAGTACGGCGGCGTGA
- a CDS encoding Urea ABC transporter, ATPase protein UrtD, with protein sequence MTDKDLILNCENVVVDYDGFKALNNCNFSVYYNELRVVIGPNGAGKTTLLDVICGKTKPTSGKVIFGKGINLVGKNAEDITKLGVGRKFQAPSVYSNLSVWQNLDLSVKRASKGVFPTLMGRSSPAERERIDETLETIGLSDHAHDRAGSLSHGQKQWLEIGMVILQDPSLLLVDEPVAGMSDKETEQTGRLLTALSEKQAIVVIEHDMDFVRQIARIVTVLAEGTVICEGTVETVQANDRVREIYLGRAKVAH encoded by the coding sequence GTGACGGACAAAGACCTGATTCTGAACTGCGAGAACGTGGTCGTCGACTACGACGGATTCAAAGCGCTGAACAATTGCAACTTCAGTGTCTACTATAACGAGCTCCGTGTCGTGATCGGGCCGAATGGAGCCGGGAAGACCACCTTGCTCGATGTGATCTGCGGGAAAACCAAACCGACCTCGGGAAAGGTCATTTTCGGCAAAGGTATCAATTTGGTCGGAAAGAACGCGGAGGATATCACGAAGCTGGGAGTCGGCCGTAAGTTCCAAGCTCCTTCGGTCTATAGCAACTTGTCGGTCTGGCAGAACTTGGATCTTTCGGTGAAGCGGGCAAGCAAGGGAGTCTTTCCGACATTGATGGGACGGTCGTCACCGGCGGAGCGAGAACGCATCGATGAGACGTTGGAAACCATAGGATTATCGGACCATGCCCATGACCGTGCCGGCTCCTTGTCGCATGGCCAAAAGCAATGGTTAGAGATCGGCATGGTCATCCTACAAGACCCTTCGCTTCTGTTGGTCGATGAACCGGTCGCCGGGATGAGTGATAAGGAAACGGAACAGACCGGTCGATTGCTGACCGCGCTGTCGGAGAAACAGGCGATCGTCGTGATCGAGCATGACATGGACTTTGTGAGACAGATCGCGCGCATCGTCACGGTATTGGCGGAAGGAACGGTTATCTGTGAAGGGACAGTGGAGACCGTTCAAGCAAATGACCGGGTGCGGGAAATTTACTTGGGGCGAGCAAAAGTCGCTCACTAG
- a CDS encoding Urea ABC transporter, ATPase protein UrtE → MAHETKRLTLALENVNAYYGESHILRNVSFTIEAGEVVCLMGRNGVGKTTTLKTLTGLLPVRGGKITFDGADITHDRTDLRARKGLAYVPQGREIIPHLTVHQNLLLGYWNRPSINGDVSEQEAFDEVYHLFPKLTQILHRPGGVLSGGEQQQLAIGRAILSSPKLLLLDEPTEGIQPSIVDQIEDVIIGFKKSRRFAILLVEQGLHFAARLAEKYVVMAKGAVMAQGKSTELNADMVRQHLTV, encoded by the coding sequence ATGGCACACGAAACCAAACGTTTGACGCTGGCGCTAGAGAACGTCAATGCCTACTATGGCGAAAGTCACATTTTACGCAACGTGTCCTTTACAATCGAGGCGGGAGAAGTGGTTTGCCTCATGGGAAGAAACGGGGTCGGCAAGACGACGACATTGAAAACACTGACGGGGTTGCTCCCCGTCCGTGGGGGAAAGATCACCTTCGACGGTGCCGATATCACTCATGATCGTACGGATCTACGGGCCAGAAAAGGGCTGGCATATGTCCCTCAAGGGCGAGAAATCATTCCCCACTTGACGGTGCATCAGAATCTGCTGCTCGGCTACTGGAATCGTCCTTCCATCAACGGAGATGTCTCTGAACAAGAGGCGTTCGATGAGGTCTATCATCTCTTTCCGAAGTTGACTCAAATTCTCCATAGGCCTGGGGGTGTGCTCAGCGGAGGTGAGCAACAGCAGCTGGCGATCGGAAGAGCAATTTTGTCTAGCCCGAAGCTTCTTCTTTTGGATGAGCCGACGGAAGGGATTCAGCCGTCAATTGTCGACCAGATAGAAGATGTCATCATCGGATTCAAGAAATCTCGTCGATTCGCGATTCTATTGGTGGAACAAGGGCTACACTTTGCCGCCCGACTGGCCGAGAAGTACGTCGTGATGGCCAAGGGAGCAGTGATGGCCCAGGGCAAGAGTACCGAGCTGAATGCTGACATGGTGAGGCAACATCTGACGGTTTAA
- a CDS encoding Urease gamma subunit: MRLSPREQDKLMIYVAAQLATDRKKRGLKLNHPEAVAYLTAAVLEGIRDGKTVAELMTYGTQLLSRKDVMPGVPEMIREFQVEGTFPDGTKLVTVHNPIP, encoded by the coding sequence ATGCGTTTAAGCCCGAGAGAGCAGGACAAGCTGATGATTTATGTGGCCGCTCAGCTTGCGACCGATCGTAAGAAGCGAGGTCTCAAGCTGAATCACCCTGAGGCAGTGGCTTACCTCACCGCTGCTGTATTGGAGGGCATCCGTGACGGTAAAACGGTTGCTGAACTGATGACCTACGGCACTCAGCTTCTGTCGCGCAAAGATGTGATGCCCGGTGTCCCGGAGATGATCCGCGAGTTCCAGGTAGAAGGGACTTTTCCCGATGGGACGAAACTCGTGACGGTTCACAACCCCATTCCTTAG
- a CDS encoding Urease beta subunit yields the protein MKAKEPQDSRGDKDKRSTSEKTGPSRRQFLAHSGRVAAGIGAVSLLGNAGQQGIAYAANESLITKVGGTGGAKMKKQDAPQRSKEALAAAVKAELSAPIVPGEIMTVAGDIEVFKGRETKEVTIKNVGDRPIQVGSHCHFFETNRALKFDREQAFGFRLAIPAGTAVRFEPGEEKKVTLVALAGNRLAQGVNGLTDGLLDDPKVKAKAVGLAADRGFGKGGAR from the coding sequence ATGAAAGCGAAAGAACCACAAGACTCTCGAGGCGACAAGGACAAACGAAGTACTTCTGAGAAAACCGGACCATCGCGGCGGCAGTTTCTCGCGCACAGCGGGCGCGTTGCGGCGGGAATCGGGGCGGTATCGCTGCTGGGAAACGCCGGGCAACAGGGAATCGCGTATGCTGCGAATGAATCGCTGATCACAAAGGTCGGTGGGACAGGAGGAGCAAAAATGAAAAAACAAGATGCGCCACAGAGATCGAAAGAAGCCTTAGCGGCTGCGGTGAAAGCTGAGCTGTCCGCCCCGATCGTGCCCGGCGAGATTATGACGGTGGCCGGCGATATTGAGGTCTTCAAAGGGCGTGAGACGAAAGAAGTGACGATCAAGAATGTGGGCGATCGTCCGATTCAGGTCGGTTCTCACTGTCACTTCTTCGAAACCAATCGCGCGCTGAAGTTTGATCGTGAGCAAGCGTTCGGCTTCCGGCTCGCCATTCCTGCCGGCACGGCGGTTCGATTTGAGCCGGGAGAAGAAAAGAAAGTGACGCTCGTGGCCCTGGCAGGCAACCGGCTTGCGCAGGGTGTCAACGGGTTGACAGACGGCTTATTGGACGATCCAAAAGTGAAAGCCAAGGCTGTTGGACTCGCCGCTGATCGAGGATTTGGAAAAGGAGGCGCACGGTGA
- a CDS encoding Urease alpha subunit yields the protein MKISRKQYASLYGPTTGDRVRLGDTDLIIEVEEDRIVQGEEAVFGGGKTIRDGMGQSARATSTSGQLDTVITNALILDYTGVIKADIGIKDGRIVGIGHAGNSDLMPNVTPGMEIGPGTEAISGEGRIITAGGIDSHIHFICPQQCWEALSAGLTTMIGGGTGPSSGTSATTCTPGPWNIHRMLEASEGIPINLGFLGKGNASRPEGLNEQIEAGAIGLKLHEDWGTTPAAIDTCLSVADRYDVQVAIHTDTLNEAGYIEDTIKAIKGRAIHSFHTEGAGGGHAPDIIKICGEPNVLPSSTNPTMPFTVNTMDEHLDMLIVCHNLNPRIPEDVAFAESRIRRETIAAEDILHDMGAISIMSSDSQAMGRIGEVITRTWQTAHKMKLQRGHLAPVSGKSSTQNDNFRARRYVAKYTINPAITHGIAHEVGSVEVGKIADLVIWKPEFFGVKPEMVLKSGFIAQAQMGDPNASIPTPEPTISRPMFGAFGRALTSTSFTFVSQAALDHEIPKRLGLQRRVSAVKNCRNLGKRDLKLNDALPKVEVNPETYIVTADGVPLICEPAIVLPLAQRYQLF from the coding sequence GTGAAAATCTCACGCAAGCAATACGCATCTCTGTACGGTCCCACGACAGGCGACCGCGTCCGGCTCGGCGACACGGACCTCATCATCGAAGTGGAAGAGGATCGGATTGTTCAAGGGGAAGAGGCCGTCTTCGGCGGCGGCAAGACTATTCGTGACGGGATGGGGCAATCCGCTCGGGCCACGAGTACAAGCGGCCAGCTCGACACCGTGATCACCAATGCGCTTATCCTTGACTACACGGGCGTCATCAAGGCCGACATCGGCATCAAGGACGGCCGTATCGTCGGCATCGGTCATGCCGGCAATTCCGATCTGATGCCGAATGTCACGCCGGGCATGGAGATCGGTCCGGGAACGGAAGCGATTTCCGGAGAAGGTCGTATCATCACAGCCGGCGGTATCGATTCACACATCCACTTCATTTGTCCCCAGCAATGTTGGGAAGCATTGTCTGCCGGGCTGACCACGATGATCGGCGGAGGGACCGGCCCTTCAAGCGGAACCAGTGCGACAACCTGCACGCCGGGGCCATGGAACATTCATCGCATGCTGGAAGCATCGGAAGGTATTCCCATCAATCTCGGTTTCTTGGGAAAGGGTAATGCGTCACGACCAGAAGGGTTGAATGAACAAATCGAAGCGGGTGCGATCGGCTTGAAGCTGCATGAAGACTGGGGTACCACTCCGGCTGCGATCGATACGTGCTTGAGCGTGGCGGATCGCTACGATGTGCAGGTGGCGATCCATACGGATACGCTCAATGAGGCCGGTTATATTGAGGATACCATCAAGGCCATCAAGGGGAGGGCGATTCATAGCTTCCACACGGAGGGCGCGGGTGGTGGTCACGCGCCGGACATTATTAAAATTTGCGGCGAGCCGAACGTATTGCCGTCCTCGACCAACCCCACGATGCCGTTTACCGTGAACACGATGGATGAGCATCTGGACATGTTGATCGTCTGCCACAACCTGAACCCGCGAATTCCGGAAGACGTGGCGTTTGCGGAGTCCCGCATCCGCCGTGAGACCATTGCCGCAGAAGATATCCTGCATGATATGGGGGCCATCAGCATTATGTCGTCGGACTCGCAGGCCATGGGTCGCATCGGGGAAGTCATCACGCGCACGTGGCAGACCGCCCATAAGATGAAATTACAGCGGGGGCATCTCGCACCAGTGAGCGGCAAGTCCTCCACTCAAAACGATAACTTCAGAGCCAGACGCTATGTGGCCAAGTATACGATCAATCCGGCCATTACCCACGGCATCGCCCATGAAGTCGGGTCTGTGGAGGTCGGTAAGATTGCCGATCTCGTCATCTGGAAGCCGGAATTCTTCGGCGTCAAGCCAGAAATGGTGCTGAAGAGCGGTTTCATCGCCCAGGCTCAAATGGGCGATCCCAACGCGTCGATCCCGACGCCGGAGCCGACCATCAGTCGGCCGATGTTCGGCGCCTTCGGTCGCGCCTTGACCAGCACGAGCTTTACCTTCGTGTCCCAGGCTGCCTTGGATCATGAGATTCCCAAGCGGCTTGGTTTGCAGAGGCGCGTGTCGGCGGTGAAAAACTGCCGCAATTTGGGGAAGCGTGATCTCAAGCTGAACGACGCGTTGCCGAAAGTGGAAGTCAATCCAGAGACGTACATCGTGACGGCCGACGGTGTGCCGCTCATCTGCGAGCCGGCGATCGTGCTGCCGCTGGCGCAACGGTATCAATTGTTTTAA
- a CDS encoding Urease accessory protein UreG gives MHDLNREHSHNWTPTQARKQGIPVIGIGGPVGSGKTALVEALCQRLRDRYSLAAVTNDIFTKIDAEILTKRAALPVDRILGVETGGCPHTAIREDASHNQEAIDELLRRHPDVELIFLESGGDNLAATFSPELVDSVIYVIDVSGGDKIPRKGGPGITRSDFLVINKMDLAPHVRADLSVMDRDTRRMRGDLPFAFTNILSGEGLDAVVAWLEQRVPQRARRS, from the coding sequence ATGCATGATCTAAATCGTGAGCACAGTCACAATTGGACTCCCACGCAAGCGCGGAAACAAGGCATTCCCGTCATCGGTATCGGAGGCCCCGTTGGATCAGGGAAGACGGCGCTTGTTGAAGCGCTGTGCCAGCGGTTGCGCGACCGGTACAGCCTCGCCGCGGTGACCAACGATATTTTTACAAAAATTGATGCTGAAATTCTGACGAAGCGTGCAGCCTTGCCGGTCGATCGAATTTTGGGCGTCGAGACGGGCGGGTGCCCCCATACGGCCATCCGAGAAGACGCCTCGCATAATCAAGAGGCGATCGATGAGCTGCTTCGGCGCCATCCCGATGTTGAATTGATCTTCCTGGAAAGCGGAGGGGACAATCTGGCGGCGACCTTCAGCCCGGAACTTGTGGATTCCGTCATCTACGTGATCGATGTATCGGGTGGCGACAAAATTCCCCGCAAAGGCGGTCCCGGCATTACTCGATCGGATTTTCTCGTCATCAACAAGATGGATTTGGCACCGCACGTGCGTGCCGATCTGTCAGTCATGGATCGGGATACCCGCCGGATGCGCGGCGATCTTCCCTTCGCGTTCACCAACATCCTTTCCGGCGAAGGGCTGGATGCCGTGGTGGCTTGGTTGGAGCAGCGCGTACCGCAGCGAGCGAGGCGCTCATAA